The following is a genomic window from Janibacter sp. DB-40.
CCGATGACGAGGTCGACGGACCCGTCCTTCATCCCCTCCAGCACCGCCTTGGCCTCCGCGTCGGTCTGGAAGCGGCTGAGTGCCTTGACCGTCACGGGGTAACCGGCGTACCGCTCAGAGAAGGTGTTGAGGTGCTGCTGGACGAGCAGCGTGGTCGGGACGAGCACGGCGACCTGCTTGCCGTCCTGGATGGCCTTGAAGGCCGCACGCACCGCGATCTCCGTCTTGCCGTAGCCGACGTCACCGCAGATGAGCCGGTCCATGGGGAAGGACTTCTCCATGTCGGCCTTGACCTCGTCGATGGTGCTCAGCTGGTCCGGCGTCTCGATGTGGGCGAAGGCGTCCTCGAGCTCACGCTGCCACGGGGTGTCCGGCCCGAAGGTGTGGCCCGGCGTGGCCATCCGAGCGCTGTACAGGCGGATCAGCTCACCCGCGATCTGCCGGACGTGCCGCTTGGCCTTCGACTTCGTCTTCTGCCAGTCACTGCCACCCATCTTGTTCAGCGCCGGCGCGTCACCGCCCACGTAGCGGGTGACCTGGTCGAGCTGGTCGGAGGGGACGAAGAGCCGGTCGCCGGGGTGGCCGCGACGGGAGGGCGCGTACTCGATGACGAGGTACTCGCGGGTGGCACCGCCGATGGTGCGCTGGATCATCTCGACGAAGGACCCGACACCGTGCTGCTCGTGGACGACGTGGTCCCCCGGACGCAGCTGCAGCGGGTCGACCTGCTTGCGGCGGCGCGACGGCATCCGCCGCATGTCCCGGGTGCTGGCGGCCCCGCTCGACCCCAGGAGGTCGGCCTCGGTGAGCACGGCGAGCCGGTGGTCCTCGGCGACGAAGCCGGTTCCCAGGCTGGCGCGGGTGATCGTGACGACACCGTCGGCGAGCTCGACCGGCTCGTCCTCGTCGGCGACGCGGGTGGGGACGTCGGCGCCGCGCAGCACCTCGGCGACGCGCGCGACGAGCCCGGCGCCGTCGGTGGCGATGAGCACCCGCCGGCCCGCGGCGGTCCACTCGGCGAGCTGGGCGACCGCGGCCTCGGTGTTGCCCCGGAACTTCGGCGGTTCCGCCGCGGGGACCCGCAGCCCGACGTGGTCGTGCGCGACCCGGTCGTCCATGTCGGCCGCCAGCGCGTCGAGCTCCTCGTCCACGGCGAAGGGGGTGATGCTCCACCACGGCAGGCCCAGCTCGAGCGCGTGCTCGCGGGCCTGGGCGAGCGTCCAGTGGGAGGCGGTGCCGAGGACTCCCTCGAGGTCGATCGGCACCACGTTGCCGGCCGCGGCGTTGGCCCAGCTGGCCTGGAGGAACTCCTCGCTCGTCGAGACGAGGTCGTGGGCACGGGCCCGGACCTTCTCGTGGTCGAGAACGATGACGCCGGCCTCCTTCGGCAGCACGTCGAGGATCGACTCCATCCCGTCGACGAGAGCCGGCGCCAGGGACTCCATGCCCTCGACGGCGATGCCCTCGGCCACCTTCAGGAGCATGTCGGCGACACCGGGCAGGTCCCCGGCGAGCGCGGCGGCCCGCTCCCGGACGGTGTCGGTGAGCAGGACCTCGCGGCACGGTGGGGCCCAGAGGACCTCGGTCGCGTCGAGGCTGCGCTGGTCGGCGACCTTGAACCAACGGATCTCGTCGACGGTGTCGCCGAAGAACTCCACCCGGATCGGGTGCTCCTCCGTCGGCGGGAAGACGTCGAGGATCCCGCCGCGGACGGCGAACTCGCCGCGGCGGTCGACGAGGTCGGTGCGCACGTAGGCGGCATTGGTCAGGGCTTCGGCGATGTCGGCCAGGGGCCGCTCGTCCCCGACGCGCAGCGCCACCGGCTCGAGGTCGCCGAGCCCCTTGGCGATCGGCTGGAGGACCGCGCGCACGGAGGCGATCACGTAGCCGAGGGGACCGTGACCGGCGCCCTGCTCCCGGGGGTGCGACAGACGGCGCAGCACGGCGAGGCGACGGCCGACGGTGTCGCTGCGCGGGCTGAGCCGCTCGTGCGGCAGGGTCTCCCAGCTGGGGAAGGTCGCGATGAGCTCGGGGTCGACGAACTCGGCGAGCGCGGCCGACAGGTCGTCGGCCTCGCGGGCGGTCGAGGTGATGATCAGCTGGGGCGCGTCACCGGGGGTGGCGCCGCCGATCGTGGCGACGGTCGGCGCCCGCAGGCCGGTCGGCGCGACGATGTCGAGCTGATCGGTGGCGGTGCGGTGTCGGGGGATGTCCGCGAGGCCGGGCAGACCGGCGATCGCGCTCAGGAGCGGGGCGAGGGAGGAAGACATGCTGGGGTCGATTCTGCCGTATCCACAGCGGTGGCCTTCCAGCCCTGCCCGCAACACTCCCGATGTGGCAACGTACGAGTGGCAGGCTGCACAGACAACGGGGACCCGGATCGGGGCACACGAATGACCAACCGCAGGCGACGTCGGACACTGCCGGCACTCGTGGCGGCGGTCTGCCTGCTGTGGTGCGGCGCCCTGACCGCCGCCGCCGCGCCGGTCGAGGCCCCCTTCGACCTGCCTGCCCAGATCACCGACCGGGCCGACGTGCTGCAGGACCCCGACGGCCTCCAGTCGGACCTCGATGAGCTCGCTGCGGAGGAGAACCTCCAGCTCTTCGCGGTGTACGTCGACTCCTTCGACGGCCAGAGCCCCGAGGAGTGGGCCCGGGCGACCTACGAGACCTCCGGCATGGGCGGTAACGACGTCCTGCTCGCCGTCGCCGTGGCGGACCGGCGCTACGCGATGTGGACGACGCAGGCCTCGGGCCTCGAGCCGTCCGACATCTCCGAGGTGCAGACCGACTTCGTCGAGCCGGCGCTGGCCGACGACGACTGGGACGGTGCCGTGACCGCCGCTGCCGAGGGTCTGGGCGAAGGGGGCGGCCCCGGCTTCTCGACGATCTTCTACCTGGTCGTCGGCGGGCTCTTCCTCGTCTTCGTCGCCGTCCCGGTCGTGTTGTCCCTCCGGAGGAAGGGATCCTCGGCGCCGGCCCCGGGGGCGCCCCAGCCGGTGATGACCGGGGTGAGCACCGACCAGCTGCGTCGGGACGCCTCGTCGGCGCTCGTCGACCTCGACAACGCCATCCGCTCGTCCGCGGACGAGCTCGCCTTCGCCGAGGCCCAGTTCGGCCAGCAGGCGACACTGCAGTTCACCGCCGCCCTCGAGCGGGCCAGGGCGAAGGCCGACGACGCCTTCCGCATCCAGCAGGAGGTCGACGTCGCCCGCGGCGCCGACCGGATGCTCGAGTCGGACGAGCGGGCCCGCCTGGCCGAGATCCTGGAGCTGACGGCGGCGGCCGACGACGAGCTGGACGCCCAGGAGAGCGAGTTCGCACGACTGCGGGACCTGCAGGCGACGGTTCCCCAGTTCCTCGCGTCGCTACGCACCCGCATCTCGGAGGTCACCGACCGGATTCCCGCTGCAGAGCAGGAGCTCGCCGGTCTCGCGGCCACCCATCCCCGCGAGTCGCTGACGACCCTGCGCGCAAACCTCGACCGCGCGCGCAAGCTCATCGACTCCGCCGAGGGATTCGTCGTCAGGGGTGAGGACCACGTCAGCGCCGACGACCGTCCGTCCGCGGTCGCGGCGGCCCGCGCCGCCGAGGACGCCCTGGGGCAGGCCGACTCCCGCCTGGAGTTCATCCTCACCGCCCGGGCCACGCTCGACGATGCCGTGGCAGCCCTGGACGAGGCACTGGCCTCGATCAGCTCCGACCTTGCGGACGCGAAGCGGCTGCAGGCCAACGACCAGGTCACCATCTCGGCCGTGGGCGAGGCCGAGCAGGCCGTCAGCGCGGGCACCGCGGCCCGGGGCGGCGGGGACGTGCTCGCAGCCCTGGCCGCCCTGGAACGGGCCGAGCACTACCTCGACAACGCCCTGATGCGCTACCGCGCGGAGGAGGACCGCCGAGCCGAGCGCGCCCAGCTGCTCGACCGTCGGTTCCAGCACGTGCGCTCACGCATCGCCACCGTCGAGAGTGAGCTCAACACCCACCGCGGCCGGGTCGATGCCCGACCCCGCACCCAGCTGCGCGAGGCCCAGCGCCTGCTGCGGGAGGCCGAGGAGTCCCGCCCGCACGACCGGGACCTCGCTGCCGACCAGCTGAGCCAGGCGGAGGCGCACGCCGACCAGGCACTGCAGGCCATCCGGTCGCAGCAGCACCGGGACCCGTGGGACGGAGGCGGGTTCGGCGGTGGACCCGGGGGCGGGTACGGCGGCCGCCGTGGCGGCATCGACATCGGCTCCCTGGTCCTCGGCGGCATCCTCAGCGGCGGCTTCGGCGGTCGCGGTGGGGGCTGGGGCGGCTCCTCCGGCGGCCTCGGCGGCGGGGGCGGCTTCGGCGGGGGCGGCTTCGGCGGAGGTGGCCGCTTCTGACCGGGCGACGACAGCGACCAGCACGGTCCAGCGGCCAACGCTCGCCCGGACCGACACGATCGATCCGCACCACGACCGGCGGTCCCACCGCCAGGAGGAGAGCACCATGACCACGAAGCAGACCATCCTCGGCCGCGTCAGCCAGCTGGCCAAGGCGAACATCAACTCCCTTCTCGATCGCGCCGAGGACCCGGAGAAGATGCTCGACCAGCTCGTCCGGGACTACAGCAACTCCATCGCCGAGGCCGAGGAAGCCGTCGCGCAGACGATCGCCCACGTGCGGATGGCGGAGAGCGACCTGCAGAGCGACCGGGAGGCCGCGACAGAGTGGGGCCGCAAGGCCGCCGCCGCCGTCAGCAAGGCCGAGGAGCTCACCGCCGCCGGGGACACCGCCGGGGCCGAGAAGTTCACCAATCTCGCCAAGGTGGCCCTCAAGCGCCAGATCACGCACGAGAACGAGGTCAAGGACGCCGAGCCGCTCATCGCCAGCCAGAACGCGACCGTGGAGCAGCTGAAGTCCGGCCTGGTCGACATGAAGAGCAAGCTCGAGGACCTGAAGTCCCGCCGCTCCGCCCTGGTCGCCCGAGCCCGCTCCGCCGAGGCCCGGGCCAAGGTCCAGGAGGCCGTCGGCTCCCTGGACGTCATGGACCCCACCAGCGACCTCGGTCGCTTCGAGGAGCAGATCCGTGAGCAGGAGGCCATGGTGCAGGGCCGCGCGGAGGTGCAGTCCGCCTCGTTGGAGGACCAGTTCGCGGAGCTCGAGGACCACAGCCAGGACTCGGAGATCGAGGCCCGACTCGCTGCGCTGAAGAACGACTCCTGACCCTCAGCGCGGGGCGTGGACGACCTGCTGGGCGTCGGTCAGCCCCTTCTCGATGACCAGCTCGACCGCGTCGGCGGCGTCGTCGAGGACGAAGGGCAGCTCCTTGCGCTCGGTGGAGGAGAAGTCCTTGAGCACGTACGCGGCCGCGTCCATCCGGCCCGGCGGGCGGTCGATGCCCACGCGCACCCGCACGTAGTCCTTCGTCCCGAAGGAGGCGGTGATCGAGCGCAGCCCGTTGTGACCCCCTTCGCCCCCACCCCGCTTGAGGCGCACCTGGCCGAAGGGGATGTCCAACTCGTCGTGGATGACGATGGTGCGCTCCGGGGGGACGGAGAAGAAGGTCGCCAGACCCTTGGTCGCGCCACCGGAGAGGTTCATGTACGAGTGCGGGATGCCGATGATCGTGCGGGTGCCGGGCACCGGGCCCAGCCGCACGGACTCGGCGCTCGCACCCGCCTTGTGCGCCCGCAGGCGGACCCCGGCGCGCTCGGCGAGCAGCTCGACGACCATGGCCCCCACGTTGTGGCGGTTGCCCGCGTACTTCGGTCCCGGGTTGCCCAGGCCCACCACCAGCCACGTCTCGTCGGTCACGGGGTCACTCTAGGCAATGACGAAGGGCGGGACCCCCGGTGTCGGGGATCCCGCCCTGTCGTGGCGGTCGAGTGGGTCACTCCTCGTCGGAGGACTCCTCGCCACCCTCGGCGGCCGGGGCCTCGGCGGCCTCGGTCTCGGGCTCGTCGTGCTCGACACCGGCCTCCTCCTCGGCCTCGGCGAGCTCGGCCTCGAGCGCCTCGGCAGAGATCTGCTGGGTGACGTTGACGACCAGGGTCTCCGGGTCGGAGACGAGCGTCGCGCCCGAGGGCATGGTGACGTCGCTCGCGTGGATCATGGTGCCGATCTCCGCGTCCTCGACGGAGACGACGAGGTTGTCCGGCAGGTTCATCGGGTCGGCCTCGATCTCGAGGGTCTGCGCGTCGACGGTGACGACCGTCTCGGGGGCGGCCTCGCCCTCGACGTGGACCGGGACCTCGACGACGACCTTCTCGCCCTTCTTGACGATGACGAGGTCGACGTGCTCGATGATCGGCTTGATCGGGTCGCGCTGGACGTCCTTGGCCAGGGCGAGCTGGTCCTTCTCGCCCTCGACGGCGATCGTCAGCAGGGCGTTGGGGTTCTTCAGCGCCTGGAAGGTGTCGTGGAAGGGCAGGGCGAGGTGGATCGGGGCCTCGCCGTGGCCGTAGAGGACGGCCGGGACCTTGTCGGCGCGACGCAGCTTGCGGGCCGCGCCCTTGCCGAACTCGGTGCGCTTGTCGCTGGCGAGACGGATCTCGTCGTGCTTGACCATGGGAACTCCTTGTGGGGGCGGGTGCCCGCGCAGGGAGCGGGCGTGTCTCGTGGGCGGTGGCCTCGACGCGGGACACGGCGCGGACGGATGTCGACGCGCGGGCGAACCCACGGGGCGGCACCGCGTCGATCACGGACCACTGCGACCGTGCAGCGTCCCTCGCCGAGGCAACCCGTTGATCCTAGTGGACCTCCTCGGAGGCACCAAACTCGGCGAGGACGGCGGGGTCGACGTCGTCGGCGGGCACCGGCCGCGCTGCCGGGGCCCTCCCTTCGCCCAGCTTGACCGCGACGACGCCGGCGAGGATCGCCACTCCACCGAGGACCTGGACGAGGGACATGGACTGGTCGACGAGCACCCAGGCGAAGGCGATCGAGAACAGCACCTCGCTCAGGCCGACGAAGGAGGCGACGGTGCCCCCGAGCAGTCGGGCGGACGCGATGCCGGCCGCGTAGGCGACCGCTCCCGCGACGACGGCCAGCTCGACGACCGCGACCCACCACGGCACGGACCACGCCCCCAGCTCGACGGGCTCGGTCGACGCGCTCATGGGCAACCACCCGAGCGCAGCGCCGATGACGAGCACCAGCGCACCGACGGCCAGTCCGGCGCCGGCGAACCCGATGGGCGGCAGTGCCTCCTCCTCCTGTGCGGAGACGAGGAAGAAGACGACGAGACCGACCGCCGCGAGGACACCCCACACGACGCCGACGACATCGACCTGGGCCCCGGAGAAGACGTCGAGCACGAGCACGAGACCGAGGACGGCGGCGACGACGCCGAACGCGGTCAGGCCCGACGGCCGTCGACCGTGGCGCAGCCAGATCCACGCGACGATGAGCACCGGCGCGAGGTACTCCAGCAGCAGTGCGACGCCGACGGAGAGGCGCTCCACCGCCATGAAGTACGCGAACTGGCACCCGGCGACCGCGAAGAACCCGTAGGCGACGATCCGGCCGGCGTTGCGGCGCACCAGGTGCCAGTGCCCGCGCATGGCGAGCGCGGCGGGGACGACCATGAGCAGCGCCGCACCGACGATCCGCGCGGTGACGACCGCGCCGGCACTCCACCCGGTCGCCATCAGCGCCGAGCCGAAGGTCCCCGACGAGCCGAAGGTCGCCGCCGAGAGGAGGGCGACCATCAGGCCGAGGACGAAGGGCGTCTGCCGCGGGGCGGCCTGGATGGATGACACGGGCGGTCCTTGGATCATGAGTGAAGTAGCCTGTTGCCCATGACGCTAGACCTACCCAGCATCAGGAGTCAACATGACTTTTGCCCATGAC
Proteins encoded in this region:
- the pth gene encoding aminoacyl-tRNA hydrolase, coding for MTDETWLVVGLGNPGPKYAGNRHNVGAMVVELLAERAGVRLRAHKAGASAESVRLGPVPGTRTIIGIPHSYMNLSGGATKGLATFFSVPPERTIVIHDELDIPFGQVRLKRGGGEGGHNGLRSITASFGTKDYVRVRVGIDRPPGRMDAAAYVLKDFSSTERKELPFVLDDAADAVELVIEKGLTDAQQVVHAPR
- a CDS encoding TPM domain-containing protein translates to MTNRRRRRTLPALVAAVCLLWCGALTAAAAPVEAPFDLPAQITDRADVLQDPDGLQSDLDELAAEENLQLFAVYVDSFDGQSPEEWARATYETSGMGGNDVLLAVAVADRRYAMWTTQASGLEPSDISEVQTDFVEPALADDDWDGAVTAAAEGLGEGGGPGFSTIFYLVVGGLFLVFVAVPVVLSLRRKGSSAPAPGAPQPVMTGVSTDQLRRDASSALVDLDNAIRSSADELAFAEAQFGQQATLQFTAALERARAKADDAFRIQQEVDVARGADRMLESDERARLAEILELTAAADDELDAQESEFARLRDLQATVPQFLASLRTRISEVTDRIPAAEQELAGLAATHPRESLTTLRANLDRARKLIDSAEGFVVRGEDHVSADDRPSAVAAARAAEDALGQADSRLEFILTARATLDDAVAALDEALASISSDLADAKRLQANDQVTISAVGEAEQAVSAGTAARGGGDVLAALAALERAEHYLDNALMRYRAEEDRRAERAQLLDRRFQHVRSRIATVESELNTHRGRVDARPRTQLREAQRLLREAEESRPHDRDLAADQLSQAEAHADQALQAIRSQQHRDPWDGGGFGGGPGGGYGGRRGGIDIGSLVLGGILSGGFGGRGGGWGGSSGGLGGGGGFGGGGFGGGGRF
- a CDS encoding PspA/IM30 family protein; the protein is MTTKQTILGRVSQLAKANINSLLDRAEDPEKMLDQLVRDYSNSIAEAEEAVAQTIAHVRMAESDLQSDREAATEWGRKAAAAVSKAEELTAAGDTAGAEKFTNLAKVALKRQITHENEVKDAEPLIASQNATVEQLKSGLVDMKSKLEDLKSRRSALVARARSAEARAKVQEAVGSLDVMDPTSDLGRFEEQIREQEAMVQGRAEVQSASLEDQFAELEDHSQDSEIEARLAALKNDS
- the mfd gene encoding transcription-repair coupling factor, coding for MSSSLAPLLSAIAGLPGLADIPRHRTATDQLDIVAPTGLRAPTVATIGGATPGDAPQLIITSTAREADDLSAALAEFVDPELIATFPSWETLPHERLSPRSDTVGRRLAVLRRLSHPREQGAGHGPLGYVIASVRAVLQPIAKGLGDLEPVALRVGDERPLADIAEALTNAAYVRTDLVDRRGEFAVRGGILDVFPPTEEHPIRVEFFGDTVDEIRWFKVADQRSLDATEVLWAPPCREVLLTDTVRERAAALAGDLPGVADMLLKVAEGIAVEGMESLAPALVDGMESILDVLPKEAGVIVLDHEKVRARAHDLVSTSEEFLQASWANAAAGNVVPIDLEGVLGTASHWTLAQAREHALELGLPWWSITPFAVDEELDALAADMDDRVAHDHVGLRVPAAEPPKFRGNTEAAVAQLAEWTAAGRRVLIATDGAGLVARVAEVLRGADVPTRVADEDEPVELADGVVTITRASLGTGFVAEDHRLAVLTEADLLGSSGAASTRDMRRMPSRRRKQVDPLQLRPGDHVVHEQHGVGSFVEMIQRTIGGATREYLVIEYAPSRRGHPGDRLFVPSDQLDQVTRYVGGDAPALNKMGGSDWQKTKSKAKRHVRQIAGELIRLYSARMATPGHTFGPDTPWQRELEDAFAHIETPDQLSTIDEVKADMEKSFPMDRLICGDVGYGKTEIAVRAAFKAIQDGKQVAVLVPTTLLVQQHLNTFSERYAGYPVTVKALSRFQTDAEAKAVLEGMKDGSVDLVIGTHRILGNEVKFKDLGMVIIDEEQRFGVEHKEQLKALRTDVDVLAMSATPIPRTLEMAVTGIREMSTLATPPEERHPVLTFVGPYEEKQVAAAIHREMMREGQVFFVHNNVSTIERTAARIRELVPDARVETAHGKMGEHRLEQVVLDFWERRFDVLVCTTIVETGLDISNANTLILDRADKFGLSQLHQLRGRVGRGRERAYAYFLYPPDKPLTETAHDRLTTIASNTDLGSGMQVAMKDLEIRGAGNLLGGEQSGHIAGVGFDLYVRMVGEAVADFKGEGEAAPSEVKIELPVDAHLPHEYVPGERLRLEAYKKLASAETEEDLTEIVEELTDRYGEPPEPVRNLVAVARLRIVVRAAGLSDVVVQGKNVRFAPAQLKESQQLRLARLYPKSSYKEGTQTVLVPKPMTARVGGSPLRDTEVLQWATDLVNQIMLDNVIVDTGANPPRDTSRSR
- a CDS encoding 50S ribosomal protein L25/general stress protein Ctc, whose amino-acid sequence is MVKHDEIRLASDKRTEFGKGAARKLRRADKVPAVLYGHGEAPIHLALPFHDTFQALKNPNALLTIAVEGEKDQLALAKDVQRDPIKPIIEHVDLVIVKKGEKVVVEVPVHVEGEAAPETVVTVDAQTLEIEADPMNLPDNLVVSVEDAEIGTMIHASDVTMPSGATLVSDPETLVVNVTQQISAEALEAELAEAEEEAGVEHDEPETEAAEAPAAEGGEESSDEE
- a CDS encoding DMT family transporter; its protein translation is MSSIQAAPRQTPFVLGLMVALLSAATFGSSGTFGSALMATGWSAGAVVTARIVGAALLMVVPAALAMRGHWHLVRRNAGRIVAYGFFAVAGCQFAYFMAVERLSVGVALLLEYLAPVLIVAWIWLRHGRRPSGLTAFGVVAAVLGLVLVLDVFSGAQVDVVGVVWGVLAAVGLVVFFLVSAQEEEALPPIGFAGAGLAVGALVLVIGAALGWLPMSASTEPVELGAWSVPWWVAVVELAVVAGAVAYAAGIASARLLGGTVASFVGLSEVLFSIAFAWVLVDQSMSLVQVLGGVAILAGVVAVKLGEGRAPAARPVPADDVDPAVLAEFGASEEVH